From a region of the Bacillota bacterium genome:
- a CDS encoding heavy metal translocating P-type ATPase: MSQQEIHLHIEGMTCAACVARVERALKRVPGVHEAVVNLATESATVHADPGAVPVERLLEAVEMAGYTAQPVTEETPAPLPSRRTEQELQTARRRLLASVVLTLPVFVLSMAVHHPSYTLKLLQLALTTPVQFVIGAPFYNRAWHALRARSANMETLVVLGTSAAYLYSLVATFWTGGAVYYETAAVIITLITFGRYLEARAKGRARQAIERLMRLAPQEATRIRNGDEERVPVSAMQVGDLLRVRSGEAIPVDGEVLDGFATVDESMLTGESVPVEKRCGDSVAAGTINTDGVLVIRAQRVGADTTLAQIVRTVERAQEAKPPVQRLADAVAAVFVPIVLVIALGTFLVWLLVLKAGFTTAMIHAVGVLVIACPCALGLATPTAVLVGTGRGAELGVLVKDAETLERARQVDTVILDKTGTLTLGKPQVHHVETRNGMPEQDLLRLCASAEVGSTHPFGQAVVQFARQQGIPLSRANGFRAIPGGGVTAEVEGHRLVVGSARLLEEEGVAISPQDWQRIRTLQSQGYTTVLVAIDGEAVGAFALRDELHPTAREAVAQLLSLHMEVWMVTGDQRVVAEAIAREAGIPSERVLAEVSPQGKAEAIAILQAQGRKVAFVGDGINDAPALAQADVGIAMGEGTDVALESAGIALLGSDLRGVATALKLSHATVRTIRQNLFFAFVYNVLGIPLAAMGYLSPMLAALAMSLSSVSVVTNALRLRRAV, translated from the coding sequence ATGTCCCAACAGGAGATACATCTGCATATCGAAGGCATGACCTGCGCGGCATGTGTGGCGCGGGTGGAGCGCGCGCTGAAGCGGGTGCCGGGCGTGCACGAAGCGGTTGTCAACCTCGCTACCGAGAGCGCTACCGTGCACGCCGACCCGGGCGCGGTACCGGTGGAACGGCTGCTGGAAGCGGTAGAGATGGCAGGCTATACCGCCCAGCCCGTTACCGAGGAAACCCCTGCCCCCTTGCCTTCCCGCCGCACCGAGCAGGAACTGCAGACCGCTCGACGTCGGCTGTTAGCCAGCGTCGTGCTCACCCTGCCGGTCTTCGTGCTCAGTATGGCGGTGCACCATCCTTCCTACACGCTGAAACTGCTCCAGCTCGCGCTGACTACCCCTGTTCAGTTCGTTATTGGCGCGCCGTTCTACAACAGAGCATGGCACGCGCTCCGCGCCCGCAGTGCGAACATGGAGACGCTGGTCGTGCTGGGCACATCGGCTGCCTACCTCTACAGTCTCGTCGCTACGTTCTGGACGGGCGGCGCGGTGTACTACGAAACGGCGGCGGTCATTATCACGCTGATTACCTTCGGCAGGTATCTGGAGGCGCGGGCGAAGGGACGCGCCCGTCAGGCGATTGAACGGTTGATGCGCCTCGCGCCACAGGAAGCCACACGTATCCGTAATGGCGACGAGGAGCGCGTGCCCGTCTCGGCGATGCAGGTGGGTGACCTGCTGCGCGTGCGTAGCGGGGAAGCGATACCGGTGGACGGCGAGGTGCTGGACGGTTTCGCGACGGTGGATGAAAGTATGCTGACAGGCGAAAGTGTGCCGGTGGAGAAACGGTGCGGTGATAGCGTTGCCGCCGGTACCATCAACACCGACGGCGTGCTGGTGATACGTGCGCAGCGGGTGGGCGCAGATACCACGCTGGCGCAGATTGTGCGCACAGTGGAACGGGCGCAAGAGGCAAAGCCTCCCGTTCAACGGCTGGCGGACGCAGTGGCGGCGGTGTTTGTACCCATCGTGCTGGTGATTGCGCTGGGCACGTTTCTGGTGTGGCTTCTGGTGTTGAAAGCGGGGTTCACGACGGCGATGATACATGCGGTGGGGGTGCTGGTGATTGCCTGCCCGTGTGCGCTGGGACTGGCGACGCCGACCGCTGTGCTGGTGGGCACAGGCAGGGGAGCCGAGCTAGGCGTGCTGGTGAAAGATGCGGAAACCCTGGAACGCGCCCGACAGGTGGATACAGTCATTCTGGATAAAACAGGCACGCTGACCTTGGGCAAGCCGCAGGTGCATCATGTGGAGACGCGGAACGGAATGCCCGAGCAGGATTTGCTGAGGCTCTGCGCGTCGGCGGAGGTCGGCTCCACGCACCCGTTTGGGCAGGCGGTGGTGCAATTTGCCCGGCAACAGGGGATACCGTTATCCAGAGCAAACGGTTTTCGCGCCATCCCCGGCGGCGGGGTAACCGCAGAGGTGGAAGGGCATCGGCTGGTGGTTGGCTCCGCGCGTCTGCTGGAGGAAGAAGGAGTAGCCATCAGCCCGCAGGACTGGCAGAGGATACGCACCCTCCAATCGCAGGGCTATACCACGGTGCTGGTGGCAATAGACGGTGAAGCCGTCGGGGCGTTTGCCCTGCGCGACGAGCTGCATCCCACCGCACGCGAGGCGGTTGCTCAGTTGCTGTCGCTGCACATGGAGGTGTGGATGGTCACGGGCGACCAGCGCGTGGTGGCGGAAGCCATCGCCAGAGAGGCAGGTATTCCATCCGAACGGGTTCTTGCGGAGGTTTCACCGCAGGGTAAGGCAGAAGCCATTGCCATTTTGCAGGCTCAGGGACGCAAAGTGGCTTTTGTGGGAGATGGCATCAATGATGCGCCCGCTCTGGCGCAGGCGGACGTCGGTATCGCAATGGGCGAGGGCACTGACGTCGCGCTGGAGAGCGCGGGCATCGCGTTGCTGGGCAGCGACCTGCGCGGAGTGGCGACCGCCCTGAAGCTCTCACACGCCACTGTGCGCACGATACGCCAGAACCTCTTTTTCGCCTTCGTGTATAATGTACTGGGTATCCCTCTGGCAGCAATGGGCTATCTCAGCCCGATGCTTGCCGCTCTGGCGATGAGCCTGAGTTCCGTGTCGGTGGTAACGAACGCGCTGCGCCTGCGACGCGCCGTGTAG
- a CDS encoding peptide ABC transporter substrate-binding protein, with the protein MSRYALSIIILLSIALLAVGCGKRQASAPPAQNVLRYALTTEPTTFDPALVRDGPTIDMLFHVFEGLVQWDENNRLQPNLAEIWEISNGGRTYTFRLKQGVKFHNGREVTAEDFKYSIERACDPELASPVSATYLNDIVGALDKLNRKATEVKGVEVVDKYTVRITIDHPKAYFLAKLTYPTAYVVCREAIEQDGDEVNGRRLRINERCAIGTGPFKVSQYVPGSKVVLTANKDYHGGAPRLDGIERPIVLDASTRHAMYERGDLDIVDVQKGDLLRDQQDPVLSKELRTFDRAAVFYLGLNQNVFQPFKDRRWRLALAYATDKDAIVKVALMGVPQKANGIIPPGVLGHDPEFAGIPYDPEKARQLLAEAGYPGGRGFPTLTLTFREKTPDLRRTAEMIKEQYRKELGINVELREMEWGAFLDALDRKELPFIHLRWAADYLDAQNFLSVMLRTGAPENVVGYSNPRFDALCDQADREQDEQKRIQLYREAERLAVTEDVPWITLYFQRDVELIKPYVKGIRDSLMGHLPHVTTYIER; encoded by the coding sequence GTGAGCAGATATGCACTCTCTATCATAATACTGCTGTCCATCGCACTCCTGGCAGTGGGCTGTGGCAAGCGGCAGGCTTCCGCGCCACCCGCTCAAAACGTGTTGCGCTACGCGCTCACTACCGAACCGACCACCTTTGACCCCGCCCTGGTGCGCGACGGTCCCACCATCGATATGCTCTTCCACGTCTTCGAAGGACTGGTGCAGTGGGATGAAAACAACCGCCTGCAACCCAATCTGGCGGAGATCTGGGAAATCAGCAATGGCGGGCGTACCTACACCTTCCGCCTGAAACAAGGGGTGAAGTTCCACAATGGGCGTGAGGTGACCGCGGAGGACTTCAAGTACTCCATCGAACGCGCCTGCGACCCCGAGCTGGCTTCGCCCGTCTCCGCCACCTACCTGAACGACATCGTGGGCGCACTGGATAAGTTGAACCGCAAAGCCACAGAGGTGAAGGGCGTGGAGGTGGTGGATAAGTACACCGTGCGCATCACCATCGATCATCCGAAAGCCTATTTTCTCGCCAAGCTCACTTACCCCACCGCCTACGTGGTCTGCCGCGAGGCGATTGAACAGGACGGTGACGAAGTGAACGGCAGACGCCTGCGCATCAATGAGCGATGTGCTATCGGCACGGGCCCCTTCAAGGTGAGCCAGTACGTTCCCGGCTCGAAGGTGGTGCTGACTGCGAACAAGGACTATCACGGTGGTGCGCCCAGACTGGACGGTATCGAACGACCCATTGTGCTGGATGCCAGTACCCGCCACGCCATGTACGAACGCGGTGACCTGGACATCGTGGACGTGCAGAAGGGAGACCTGCTGCGCGACCAGCAGGACCCCGTGTTGAGCAAAGAGCTGCGCACCTTCGACCGCGCAGCGGTGTTTTATCTGGGGTTGAATCAGAACGTTTTTCAGCCCTTTAAAGACCGCCGGTGGCGGCTCGCGCTGGCGTACGCGACCGATAAGGACGCCATCGTGAAGGTGGCGTTAATGGGTGTGCCGCAGAAGGCGAACGGCATCATACCGCCCGGTGTGCTGGGGCACGACCCCGAATTCGCCGGTATCCCGTACGACCCCGAAAAGGCACGGCAGCTGCTGGCGGAGGCTGGCTACCCGGGCGGCAGGGGCTTTCCCACGCTTACCCTGACCTTCCGCGAGAAAACTCCCGACCTGCGCCGCACCGCCGAGATGATTAAAGAGCAGTACCGTAAGGAGCTGGGTATCAATGTAGAACTGCGCGAGATGGAATGGGGGGCGTTTCTGGACGCCTTAGACCGCAAGGAACTGCCCTTCATCCATCTGCGCTGGGCAGCGGACTATCTGGATGCCCAGAACTTCCTGTCAGTGATGCTGCGCACCGGCGCGCCCGAAAACGTGGTGGGCTACAGCAACCCGCGCTTCGATGCGCTGTGTGACCAGGCGGACAGGGAACAGGACGAGCAGAAGCGCATCCAGCTGTACCGTGAGGCAGAGCGCCTGGCTGTGACCGAAGATGTGCCCTGGATTACCCTCTACTTCCAGCGCGACGTGGAGCTCATCAAGCCGTATGTGAAGGGTATCCGCGACTCGCTGATGGGGCATCTGCCGCACGTGACCACATACATCGAACGGTGA